The region CGGAAACAGACATGCCGTGGTGCTGACGGATGGTGAGGATAATCGCTCTACCCATACGCTGGATGAAACCATCGCGTATGCAAACTCCATCGATGCCACGCTGCATACGGTGGCATTCGCCATTCCGGTAGACACGAAGGATGTGGAGGATGTCATGAAACGCATGGCTGTGGAAACCGGCGGCGTGTTCTTCATCGTCGAGCGTCCAAGTGAACTGACGGCGGTCTACAAGAAAATTGCGGATATCATCACCGAGCCCTGCTGCATCGCGGAGTATGAATCCGCTGACTGCGCCGACACCCTTCGCTCACTGCTGCTTACCGTTTCCGAAGGCGGTGAAACCGCACAGGATCTCGCCGAGCTGGTCAGTCCCGGACGTGCCCTCGAAACCACGCTTCGTGTCGACGTTCCCGACGAATTGAACCTGACCGCCACGAGCCGCGGGTATATCGAGATTGCGCCTCCTCCAAATACGGAGCTGTCGCTGACAATGTCTTTCACGCTGCACTACAACCAGGACCTCGTGGAAATTCCGACCCTGCCGTTCACACTCGGTACCGTGGTGCAGAATCAGCTTGTGCAAATGCAGAAAATCGGCAGGGGACAGATGCGCTTCACGCTGGAGAACATTACGCCGCCGTTCACGACAAACAGGCTGGTTGGCTTTTCCATCAAAGCGCTGCTGTCTGACAGCAGTCGCAAGGTGGGACTGTACATCACGGATATCGACCTCGCCGGATGTCCCACGAACTTCACCACCATACCCGACAGCACGCTTATCTGCCAGTGCTATCAGCCTCTGGCGCTTGCGTTGGACTCCGTGCCCACCCTCGCAGCCGATCAGCAGGTTATGATACCGATTCGGGTGGCGCATGGACTTGATCTGAACCTGCCACTGACAGCGAACGTTGCCATCAATGTCCCTCCCGGCATCGAAAACCTCGACATCCTTCCGGGCAACCTGTTTGCGGAAGACGCAATGGAATGGACCCGGGATGGTGAGTTGATCGAAATGCACATCGTGACACCGGTATTTCCCGCGGATACCGGCGGTGTCGTCGCATATCTGCGTATTGGTCCGAATGAAGGGAAGGAAGTACGTTCGATAGGAGTATCGATCGAGTACGGTGAGCTCTGGCAGCGCTGCTGTCCCGCCGATAGTACTCTGCCTGAAATCCACGTGCTGCAGGACGGCAACTGTGAATTCATCCTGCGCCGTGTCGAACCGCAGGTCGAAGTCGAGAACGCACCGAATCCCTTCACCACCGACAATGGCTCTGAGACCCATATCGTGTTCCGCATTCCGCGGAAATACGACGGGCGGCAGTTTACGCTCGATGTGCTCGACAGCCAGGGCCGGAGAACACAGCGCCTTTATGACGGACAGCTTCCCGAGGGTGAGCACCGGCTCCGCTTCAACGCGGAGCAGCTTCCCGCCGGCGTGTATCATGCCGTGCTGCGCAGCGGCGACCTGGTGGTTACACGATCCATGCTGTATGTTCGCTGACGGCGTTTTTTGTTCTGACGTCGCTGCTGCGTAATTTGCATGGCTATGCAGTTTCTTGAGAAACTCATACCCCGCTTACAGGCGCAGTTCCGCCGCCTCTATTTCGCGCAGCCGAAAGAACTGAGCAAAACACTGATTCGCTTCACACGAAGTGAATCCGTGCTCATTCTTATTGCCGCGGGCATCGGCGTCGCAACCGGTGGCGTCATTCTGCTGTTCAACTGGACCGTGGAATTCGCAGGGGAGCATTTCCAGGAGCTGTTCGATCTTTCCCACTCCAATCAATACTGGCAGTATCTGCTGATTCCGCTGATTCCGGCCGCAGGCGGACTCGGTGTGGGATTGCTGCAAACCTATGTGTTCAAGGCCAAGCCCGGACACGGGGTGCCCGAGGTCATTCTCGCATCGCGTTTCAGTCGTGGACGTATTCAGCGCCGCGTCATTCTGCAAAAACTGCTCACCGGTGCGCTGTCGATCGGATCGGGCGGCGGTGGCGGACGGGAAGGCCCCATCATCCATGTCGGTGCGGCGGTTGGTATCAGCATTGCCAACATCTTCCGTCTCACGCGCGACCAGAGCCGCACGCTTATCGCCTGTGGCGCTGCGGCGGGTATCAGCGGGATTTTCAACGCCCCGATGGGTGGTGTCATGTTCGTCCTCGAAGTCATCCTCGGGGATTTCCGCCTCAAGACATTTACTCCCGTCGTGGTATCCGCGGTGGCCGCGACAGCGATCACACGCAACGTGTACGGTAGTTTCACTCTCGTCAATGCACCTTCCGGTTTCTCCATCGCACTGCCTGAGTATCTGCTCTTCGCTCTGCTCGGCGTGATCATGGGACTCATGTCGGCATACTTCACACGCGTCATCATTTTCGTGGAAAAATTCAGTCACGAGAACCTCCGTGTGGCCGAAGTCTTTCGTCCCGCCGTCGGTGGACTGCTGGCCGGTATCCTCATTCTCTTCCTTCCGTCGATGATGGAGCAGACATACACGCCGGTCAACGAAGCCCTGCATGCGAGCCTGCCCATCTGGTTGATGCTGGTCGTCGCTTTCCTCAAGCCCTGGCACAACGCTGTCACGACCGGCAGCGGCGGTACCGGCGGCGTGTTCGCCCCGGCTTTGAAAAGCGGCGCGATGGTCGGCGCGGTGTTCGGCATGCTCATGATGCTGCTCTTCCCCAACCTCGTCCATACACCCACGGCGTATGCGCTGTCGGGCATGGGCGCCATACTGGCGGGAACAATGCACGCGCCGCTGACGGGCATTCTCATTCTCATCGAGATCTCGAACGACTACTCCATTGTTCTGCCCGCCATGCTTACTGCCATCGTGGCAACGGTTATCGCACAGCGTTTTCTGCGCAATTCCATATACTCCTGGTCCATCAGCAAACCCGGCACACATATCGGTTCCTTCGCCTATGTACCGCTGCTCAATTCCATTACCATCGACCAGATCGTCGAACGCGGCGTGGCGCATGTGACAACGAGCACCCCGATACGGGATATTCTCGTGATCTTCGAGCAGACCCGTCACGACGCCGTTCTCGTGCTTGACGCGGATCAGCGGTATCTCGGACTCATAGAATTCGAGGACGTCCGTTCCTTTATCGCCGAGCGCGAGCTGGTACAGGGACTCGTGGCCGCAGACGTGATGGTGATGTCTATCAAACCCGTGTTCGAACACACCACGCTGGATGTCATTCTGAAACTCTTCGACGATTACGGGTGGAGTGTGCTTCCCGTGCTGGATGCCGATGGCAGCAAGCGCGCGGTCGGACTCGTCACCGCTTACGACGCGCAGACCTATTACCGCCGTTCCGTCACCAGGGAACACTGATCCTCCCTACGTTTCCCTCTGCGCGTCCCCGGGTCTCCCTCTGCGCTACGCCCCTTCCTGTTCGCTTTTCGAATTCTCCCCGTTGCCGGATTCTTCCTCATCCTTCCCTGCAGCATTCTCACCCTGCAACTCCTCCACATCCCTCAGTTCGAGTTTTCCTGCAAGAATGGATCCGGATATGATCAATTTCTCCGTGTGCTGCACTCCGGGTGGATTCCCCAGCACGCGCCTGTCGCGCGCCTCGCCCATGCTGCTGCTCATCTGCAGCGTGACATGCCACGACTCGGGAATGAACAGCGTGACCGCGCTGCCGTATATGGCCGCATGAAGTTTCATGGTGACGGGGGACGCATCGCACCGCGTGAGATCACAGTCGAGATGAGCGAGTACGGCGGTCAGGCGTCCCCCCTCAAAGCTGTCGCTCTCCACCGTGTAATGCGCATCATGAAGGATCTCGCTCACCTGGAGGCGATCATCCGTCCGTGTTCGTTCGAGCCGCTTCTTCTTGGGCTGGATGAAGATCAGCCAGAGTCCCAGGATGACCATCGCATACGGCCAGTACGACAGGAGATTCCCCGGCAGCCAGCCGAACACGAGTATCTGAAGGAAGACGCCAACGGCGATCAGCTGCAGTCCCCCGGCAAAATCCTTTGACTTCCCCGAGACAATGCGCGAAACCCCCATCGCCACGACAATGAGCGGCCAGAAATTGAGCACCATCTCAAACACCCAGCCGAAACTGAACAGCTGAAGATTCCCGAACAGCAAAATCGCGCCCACTGCGATCAATATCGCGGGCAGCCAGCTCTGGGAAGAAGATTTCTGTTTTCGGGCCATGGATACGCTATGTGAGAAAGGACTATGGCAATATCCGCAGTGTGAAGGAATCGCGCAAGAAAAATCTTGTGTTTACAGTAATTTCAGAATTGACTGAAAACAGTGAAACTTTTATATTGACTGCGCGTAGGCATTCGAGGTAAGGAAATGAGCAAAAACAAAGACGACATAAAACGAGAATTCATTGAGGACATGGCACGCACCTGTGAGCAGACGTTCGGACTGCCGCGGATGGGGGGACGCATCTGGGGTGTGCTACTCACAACGGAGAAAGAACAGCTCTCGAGCGAAGAACTGATGGAAGAAGTGCATGCGAGCAGGGGCTCGGTCAGCACCATGGTGCGCATGCTCGAACGCGTGGGATTCATCAAGCGCGTCACGGTACGGGGCGACCGCCGCCATTTCTACTCCGCGTCAGGAGCGGAATCACTGTTGCACGCCGAGCTCGCGAGTATCAAGCTGTTCATTCAGCTCATGGAGCGCGGGAAACAAGTAATGAACCCGAAGGATAAAAAGGGAGTTGCGCGACTCGAGGAAATCAGGGCACTGATGATGTTCTTCGAGTCCGAATACAAGGGATTGTTGAACAGATGGCATCAAAAGAAGGATAAGAAATGAAGCATGTAATGATCCTCATCCTTGTGCTTGTCGCAAGCCAGGTGCTTCAGGCACAGACGGCGGACGAAATCATCGACAAGGCCGAAAACCTGCTGCAGGGAAAGACCAGCCGCGGGACATACGAAATGAACGTCGTCACCCCGGAATACGAGCGCAGCATGAAAATGGAGTACTGGTGGGATGGCGAGAATGACAAAGCACTTATCAAGACCATTGCGCCGGTGAAGGAAGCGGGAAACAAATGGCTGAAAATCGGCAATGAAATGTGGAATTATCTGCGGACGACGGAAACCACGATTAAAATTCCTCCGTCGATGATGCTGCAGTCCTGGAACGGTTCGGATTTCACCAACGACGATCTCGCCCGCGAATCCGACGTCAGTGATGACTACACGCACAAACTCCTGCAGGAGGAGAAAATTCATGGGGAGGATTGCTGGAAAATTGCATCCACACCGAAACCGGACGCCCCCGTTGTCTGGGGAAAGCTGTATACCTGGGTCCGAAAGGCAGATTATCTTCCCGCCATCGTCCAGTACTACGATGAAAAGGGAACCCTGGTGCGCTACATGGTTTACTCCGATTACAAAACCATGGATGATCGGAAAATCCCTGCGAAGTGGACCATGTACAACAAGGTGAAAGAGGGGCACAAGACGGAATTCATCATCGATAAAGTCGATTTCAACGCCGACATCCCTGACCGCATATTCTCTTTCCGTGAACTGGAACGGGGGAACTGAGCGTGAGACTCCTCACAAAGCTTGCCTGGCGCAACCTCTGGCGCAATCGTCGAAGAACGCTGATCACGATTTCCGCCATCGTCTTCGCCACCCTGCTGTCGCTTGTCATGCGCGGCATACAGCTTGGGACATACGATCAGAATATCAGCTGGGCGCTGAACCTCTTTTCCGGCTACATTCAGCTGCAGAATCCGGAATTCAAAGATAACCCGTCCCTCCACCGCAGCTTCTTCTTCACGAAGGAGATGCGTCAGGAGCTGGAAAATGACGATCGGGTTCGCGGCTTTGCGCCGCGGGTGTATGGCGATGGACTGATCAGCTTCAAACAGAATTCGCTCGGCGCCGCACTTTTCGGGATTGATCCGGCAGTGGAGCGCAACGTGACGCGCATGGCGGATAAGATCAATGCAGGACGCATGATCGCCTCCGCGAAGGCGTATGAAATTGTGCTCGGACGAACACTGCTGAAAAATCTCAATGCGGATGTCGGCGATACTGTCGTCATCCTTTCGCAGGGATATGACGGGGCGCTGGGAAATATGAAATACCGCATCGTGGGCAGTGTGCGCACGGGCATGCAGGATTTTGACCGCGCAGCCGTGTTTATGGGGATAGACAATCTGCAGCAGCTGGTCACCATGCACGGCCGCGTGTCAGTGGTCGCCATTGCCCTGCATGACCTTCACGACATCGACGATGTCTCCGAGGATTTGAATGCACGCCTGGATACGAGCAAGGTGAGCGTGCTCCCGTGGGAAGAGGTGATGCCCGACATGAAACAGGGGATAGAACTCGATAACTACAGTGGCATGCTCATGCTTGCCATCCTGATCGTTATCGTTGCCTTCGGCATACTGAATACAGTGCTTATGTCTGTCACCGAGCGCTTCAGGGAATTCGGCATCCTGCTCTCCATCGGTATGCCACAACGGCAGCTGGTGACGCTCGTTCTGATCGAAACGGTATACATGCTGCTGATAGGTATCATTATCGGCAACATTCTGGCGCTGGGGATAAACATGTACCTCGAGGCCAATCCGATCACCCTGACCGGCGATTACGCCGCGATGACGGAAGAATACGGATGGCTGCCGGTCATGCCGAGCATTGTCCTGCCATCGAGCATGTTCAATACCTCGATCGCCATTCTTTCCATATCCCTGCTTGCCGCACTGTATCCACTCTATCGTGTCTTCACGCTCGAACCACTTAAAGGAATAAGGTACACCTGAGATGCTGCTCACCATTGCCTGGAGAAATCTCTGGCGGAACAAGCGCCGCTCCGTGATCGTGCTGACTTCCATCATCGTTGGCATCACTGCCGTGATGTTCAATGATGGACTCTCAATCGGCATGATCCGGCAGATGCTTGAAAACTCCATCGGATCCCACGTCTCCCATATACAGATTCATTCAAAGGGATTCAACGACAACCGTGTCATTCAAAACGCGATTCCAAGTAATTCAAAAGTTGAAAATGTGCTTGCATCCACGCAAGGGATAAAGCACTGGAGTCCGCGCGTGCTCAGCTTTGGTCTTCTGAGCAGCGCATTGAACTCCTCGGGCGGCATCATCGTCGGAGTGAATCCGCAACAGGAAAAGGATGTCACCACAATCAAGCGATCCATCATCGAGGGTACGTATCTCACCGGTGCAGCGCATGAAGTGGTGATTGGACGCAGACTGGCGGACAAACTCAAGGTCGGACTCGGAGACAAGGTCGTGGGTATGGCTTCCGCGCTGAGCGGTGATGTTGGTTCCGAGCTGTATCGTGTCACCGGGATTTTTGAAACCGTGAGCTCGGAGTTCGACAAGTCGTACATGTTCACCTCCATCTCGGATGCGCGCAATATGCTGGAGCTGGGAGACCGGACGCTCGAATATGCGGTCATCGTCAGCGACATCAACAAGGTGGAAGATGTCGCCGCGGAGCTGCGACACAAACTCGGGGACAAGTATGAAGTTCTCACCTATATCGATCTGCTGCCGATTCTTGTTTCCCAGGTCGACATGTACAAAACCATGATGTACGTCGTCTACCTGATCATTGCGCTCGCCATGATCTTCGGCATCGTGAACACCATGTTGATGTCCGTCTTTGAACGCATCAATGAATTCGGCGTGCTCATGGCCATCGGCATGCGAGTCAGCCGCATCTTCTACATGGTGCTTATCGAGGCGGGCACGCTCGGCGTGATAGGCACGGGAGCGGGACTGCTGCTCGGGACGGGCCTGCTGCTGATCTTCTCGAGCGTGGGAATCGATTTCAGTGTGTTCTCGGAGGGACTCACATCCTTCGGCGTCGGTGCCGTGATTTATCCGCGCCTGACGATCGATACGATTCTCAACGTCATCGTAATCATTCCACTCACGACGGTGCTCGGCGCCGTATACCCGGCCTGGCGCGCGATGCGTCTGCAGCCGGTCACCGCAATCCGATACGTCTAACACTGATTTTACGCAACGCAATATCTGGACCATATCATGGAAGTCATTCGACTCGAGAAGGTAGAAAAAACATATTCTGATAACGGCGTGCCCGTGCACGCCCTGCGCGGCATCGATCTCAGTATCTCGCAGGGGGAATTTACCGTGATAGCGGGTCCCTCAGGCTCCGGGAAAACCACGTTGCTCAATATCATGGGCGCGCTCGATCAGGCCACAAAAGGGAAGGTCTTCCTGGAGAAGGAGAACGTCGGTGACAAGGCGCGTGATGAAATATCCGCGTTTCGTCTCGAAAAACTGGGCTTCGTATTCCAGGCGTATAATCTCATTCCGGTGCTGACCGCGATGGAGAATATCGAGTTCACCATGATGCTGCTCGGCATCGAGCAGGAGCAGCGCCGCGAACGGGCACGCGAGGTCATGCGGGAATTGAGTATTGAAGAGCTGGCGGACAAGCGTCCCAACGAGATGAGCGGCGGACAACAGCAGCGTGTTGCTGTCGCACGGGCCATCGTCAACAATCCTTCCATCATCCTGGCGGACGAACCGACGGCCAACCTGGACTCCGAGACCGGAGCCAACCTGCTCGACCTTATGGAGCGCATGAACCGCGAGCACAACCTCACGTTCATTTTTTCCTCACACGATCAGCAGGTCATCGACCGGGCCCGCAGGCTTATCATCTTGACGGATGGTATGATCGAGCGGGATGAGATTGTGAAATCGGACGACTGATGGAGAAGGGAATGCTGTTTCGAACAGGCATGAAGATGCTCGCCGTATGCTGTGGTGCCCTGATCTTCCTGCTTCCGGGGGCACTCGTCGCACAGCCGGAGCTGGAGTTTTCCGGGTACGTGGTGGACCTGCCCATGTATCAGCGTCTGCCGGATTATTCGGAAGTATTCGGCGTCGTGCCCGCTGCATTTCCTGCCGACAGAAACATGAGCCTCAATCTCACGCGGCTCCGCCTGCGTCCCATCCTTCGCATGTGGGAAGGCGCCAGTCTTTCCCTCGAACATGAAATGACACTGGCCGTCAGCTCACAGAATCTCCTGTTCGAAGAGGGAGCGGACATGGCCGGCAGACAGGTGGTTGACCTGCGATGGCGTCCCGTAGACAAGGAACATGTGCAGCTACAGCATTTTGTCGACCGGCTGTACTTCCGGCAGAATTTCGTTTGGGGCAGCATCATTGCCGGACGGCAGCGCATCTCCTGGGGCACGGGACGCATCTGGAATCCGACCGACCTGTTCAATCCCATCAACCCTCTCAGTTTCGATAAAATAGAGAAGGACGGCGCGGATGCGTTGTCGTTCAAATACTATATCGGCAATTTCACGGACCTGCAGTTCGTCGTCAATCCGAAGAAGCACAAGGCGGGAAATTACGCCATGCGTTTCCGCTCGAATGTCGACGAGTTCGACCTGTCCGCCATGGGTGGCTGGTTCGATGATCGTCCCGTATTCGGTGGTGATTTTGCCGGAAACCTCTTCGATGCCGGTGTGCGCGGCGAGTTCATATACTCCGGCGTGCAGGATGAAACCGATGCCTACGTGCGTTTCATTCTCGGTGCGGACTATCAGCTCACCTCGAAGCTCTATCTCGTCACCGAGTACCTGCACAATGGCGAAGGTGCCGCCTCGCCGGGCAAGTACGATGTTCTGCGACTCTTTCGCGGTGAGATTCTCAACCTCGGACGCGATTACATGTATCTCGGGGGTACCTACAAGCTGCATCCGCTCGTGGTCGCCAGTTTTGGAGGAAGTACCGGACTCGGAGACGGCAGCGGTTACATCAGCCTGAACGCTACCTGGTCGACTTCAGATAATTCTTCGCTGACAGCAGGGATGCTCCTGCCATGGGGTGAAGCGCTCGATGAGTACTGGTACTACCCCTCGTCACTGTATCTGCAGGGAGATTTTTACTTTTAGTCCTGAAAAATCATAAACTTGCACTCAGTTCACGACAAAAATTCTCTGTAATGGAGATATTCTGGTGCATTGCTTCTCAATATCTTCCTCTCTATTTTTGAAGAAGCACGATGTGCACCGTGCATTTATCGTTTCATCTTACAGAAAGGTACCTGAAATGATCGTAATCACTGATGATTGCATCAACTGCGCAGCATGCATTGACGAATGTCCCAGCAATGCTATTTTCGATGCCGGCGAATCCTACGAAGTGAACGGTGAAACTCGTCCGCCGATGAGCGAAGAGTACACCTTCAGCGTTCCCGAACTCTGCACCATGTGCGAAGGATTCTCCGATACCCCGACCTGCATCGACGTGTGCCCGTCGGATGCAATCATTGACGAATAGTCGCACTTCAGACGCATCTGTATGAAGCGTCGCGCCGGAGAGTCACTGGACTCTCCGGCTTTTTTTTTGGTGGCGGGGGAGAGCATCGTGGAATTTTTCGTCCATGTCGTGGGTTATGTCTGTGTCGGATTGTTGCTTCTAAAATTACGTACCCTGTCATTCCCGGTATGCAAACACCGGGTATCACATGCTAGCACCGTACACGTACGCACTGCTGATGTTCCTGACGCTGCTTCCGGTTGTGCTGAAAGCGCGGGACGTCAATCTCCCCCTTGCGAAACACAGGGGGTCAGCACTGGCTGCGACTCTGATTGTCGCCGTGCCTTTCGTCGTGTGGGATGTCTTTGCGACAGCGGCGGGACACTGGAGTTTCTCTTCCCGGTTCACGACGGGACTTACGCTCGTGAACTTGCCCATTGAGGAAGTCCTTTTCTTCATCGTCGTTCCGTTGGCTTCGATACTGGTATGGGATACCGTAGGTTATCTGATAAAACGCCGATGACGTACACGACCATGGCGATAGCGGCAGCAGTGCTTGCGACACTGCTGGATTTGATCATCCTCAAGACGCGGCTTTTACTGACGCGGAGATTCTGGATGTTCTTCCTTGTCATGCTGCCACTGTTTTTCGTCGTGAATGGTGTGCTGACTTCCCTGCCCGTGGTGCGCTATGCACCGGAAGCCATCATCGGTGTTCGACTCTGGACCATTCCTATCGAGGATATTGCATACATGTTTTCACTGCTGACTCCCACCATCGCACTTTACGAGTGGCTTCAGCGCCGCCGAAAAACGGCCGTGTGAAAATGACAGGATACAGACAGACTGAGACGGAGAACAGCCATGAAGCAACAGGTGACATCACCCAATGCCGACGCTGAACTGAGCCGGGGTCCCGCGCTGGCATATGCACGCCTTCTGACCCGCACGTATTCCAAGAGTTTTTTCCTCGCCACGCAATTCATGTCGCCTTCACGAAGGAGCGATGTGTACGCCGTGTACGCCTTCTGCCGGCATACGGACAACATCGTCGATGCACCCCGGGAGCGAGATGCGAAGCGTATACAGCGTGAGCTCGATCACTGGCGTGACGAGCTGATCACAGCCTGGAAGACGGGGGAATCGCAGCACCCCGTACTCGGTCTCTTCGTTGAAGTGCTGCATCGCTACGACATTCCCCTGCAGCTTCCGCTCGAACTGATTGACGGGGTGGAAATGGATCTCACCTATGATCGTTACGAGCGCTTTCCGCAGCTGCGGCAGTTCTGCTATCATGTCGCATCCGTTGTGGGACTGATGATGACCTATGTGTTCGGCTACCGCGACAGCAGTGCCTTCCCTTATG is a window of bacterium DNA encoding:
- a CDS encoding VWA domain-containing protein, with the protein product MKMLRAMFLKAALLSVLLFSFSDPSLLAQPLDVTINEVDFSTLPRVTFKACVRRDGEIVKGLLPENISLLENGEQRDLIIRCPDPDKINSVVLVLDNSGSIFSALPKLVEAAKILVDSLGPNDVAAIVTFGQNIVVQQGFTTNKLQLKAVLDNMVASGGTAIFSATYRACQLLENQNGNRHAVVLTDGEDNRSTHTLDETIAYANSIDATLHTVAFAIPVDTKDVEDVMKRMAVETGGVFFIVERPSELTAVYKKIADIITEPCCIAEYESADCADTLRSLLLTVSEGGETAQDLAELVSPGRALETTLRVDVPDELNLTATSRGYIEIAPPPNTELSLTMSFTLHYNQDLVEIPTLPFTLGTVVQNQLVQMQKIGRGQMRFTLENITPPFTTNRLVGFSIKALLSDSSRKVGLYITDIDLAGCPTNFTTIPDSTLICQCYQPLALALDSVPTLAADQQVMIPIRVAHGLDLNLPLTANVAINVPPGIENLDILPGNLFAEDAMEWTRDGELIEMHIVTPVFPADTGGVVAYLRIGPNEGKEVRSIGVSIEYGELWQRCCPADSTLPEIHVLQDGNCEFILRRVEPQVEVENAPNPFTTDNGSETHIVFRIPRKYDGRQFTLDVLDSQGRRTQRLYDGQLPEGEHRLRFNAEQLPAGVYHAVLRSGDLVVTRSMLYVR
- a CDS encoding chloride channel protein; the encoded protein is MAMQFLEKLIPRLQAQFRRLYFAQPKELSKTLIRFTRSESVLILIAAGIGVATGGVILLFNWTVEFAGEHFQELFDLSHSNQYWQYLLIPLIPAAGGLGVGLLQTYVFKAKPGHGVPEVILASRFSRGRIQRRVILQKLLTGALSIGSGGGGGREGPIIHVGAAVGISIANIFRLTRDQSRTLIACGAAAGISGIFNAPMGGVMFVLEVILGDFRLKTFTPVVVSAVAATAITRNVYGSFTLVNAPSGFSIALPEYLLFALLGVIMGLMSAYFTRVIIFVEKFSHENLRVAEVFRPAVGGLLAGILILFLPSMMEQTYTPVNEALHASLPIWLMLVVAFLKPWHNAVTTGSGGTGGVFAPALKSGAMVGAVFGMLMMLLFPNLVHTPTAYALSGMGAILAGTMHAPLTGILILIEISNDYSIVLPAMLTAIVATVIAQRFLRNSIYSWSISKPGTHIGSFAYVPLLNSITIDQIVERGVAHVTTSTPIRDILVIFEQTRHDAVLVLDADQRYLGLIEFEDVRSFIAERELVQGLVAADVMVMSIKPVFEHTTLDVILKLFDDYGWSVLPVLDADGSKRAVGLVTAYDAQTYYRRSVTREH
- a CDS encoding MarR family transcriptional regulator produces the protein MSKNKDDIKREFIEDMARTCEQTFGLPRMGGRIWGVLLTTEKEQLSSEELMEEVHASRGSVSTMVRMLERVGFIKRVTVRGDRRHFYSASGAESLLHAELASIKLFIQLMERGKQVMNPKDKKGVARLEEIRALMMFFESEYKGLLNRWHQKKDKK
- a CDS encoding outer membrane lipoprotein-sorting protein, which codes for MKHVMILILVLVASQVLQAQTADEIIDKAENLLQGKTSRGTYEMNVVTPEYERSMKMEYWWDGENDKALIKTIAPVKEAGNKWLKIGNEMWNYLRTTETTIKIPPSMMLQSWNGSDFTNDDLARESDVSDDYTHKLLQEEKIHGEDCWKIASTPKPDAPVVWGKLYTWVRKADYLPAIVQYYDEKGTLVRYMVYSDYKTMDDRKIPAKWTMYNKVKEGHKTEFIIDKVDFNADIPDRIFSFRELERGN
- a CDS encoding ABC transporter permease, producing MRLLTKLAWRNLWRNRRRTLITISAIVFATLLSLVMRGIQLGTYDQNISWALNLFSGYIQLQNPEFKDNPSLHRSFFFTKEMRQELENDDRVRGFAPRVYGDGLISFKQNSLGAALFGIDPAVERNVTRMADKINAGRMIASAKAYEIVLGRTLLKNLNADVGDTVVILSQGYDGALGNMKYRIVGSVRTGMQDFDRAAVFMGIDNLQQLVTMHGRVSVVAIALHDLHDIDDVSEDLNARLDTSKVSVLPWEEVMPDMKQGIELDNYSGMLMLAILIVIVAFGILNTVLMSVTERFREFGILLSIGMPQRQLVTLVLIETVYMLLIGIIIGNILALGINMYLEANPITLTGDYAAMTEEYGWLPVMPSIVLPSSMFNTSIAILSISLLAALYPLYRVFTLEPLKGIRYT
- a CDS encoding ABC transporter permease yields the protein MLLTIAWRNLWRNKRRSVIVLTSIIVGITAVMFNDGLSIGMIRQMLENSIGSHVSHIQIHSKGFNDNRVIQNAIPSNSKVENVLASTQGIKHWSPRVLSFGLLSSALNSSGGIIVGVNPQQEKDVTTIKRSIIEGTYLTGAAHEVVIGRRLADKLKVGLGDKVVGMASALSGDVGSELYRVTGIFETVSSEFDKSYMFTSISDARNMLELGDRTLEYAVIVSDINKVEDVAAELRHKLGDKYEVLTYIDLLPILVSQVDMYKTMMYVVYLIIALAMIFGIVNTMLMSVFERINEFGVLMAIGMRVSRIFYMVLIEAGTLGVIGTGAGLLLGTGLLLIFSSVGIDFSVFSEGLTSFGVGAVIYPRLTIDTILNVIVIIPLTTVLGAVYPAWRAMRLQPVTAIRYV
- a CDS encoding ABC transporter ATP-binding protein; this translates as MEVIRLEKVEKTYSDNGVPVHALRGIDLSISQGEFTVIAGPSGSGKTTLLNIMGALDQATKGKVFLEKENVGDKARDEISAFRLEKLGFVFQAYNLIPVLTAMENIEFTMMLLGIEQEQRRERAREVMRELSIEELADKRPNEMSGGQQQRVAVARAIVNNPSIILADEPTANLDSETGANLLDLMERMNREHNLTFIFSSHDQQVIDRARRLIILTDGMIERDEIVKSDD
- a CDS encoding 4Fe-4S binding protein → MIVITDDCINCAACIDECPSNAIFDAGESYEVNGETRPPMSEEYTFSVPELCTMCEGFSDTPTCIDVCPSDAIIDE
- a CDS encoding lycopene cyclase domain-containing protein, encoding MLAPYTYALLMFLTLLPVVLKARDVNLPLAKHRGSALAATLIVAVPFVVWDVFATAAGHWSFSSRFTTGLTLVNLPIEEVLFFIVVPLASILVWDTVGYLIKRR
- a CDS encoding lycopene cyclase domain-containing protein — translated: MTYTTMAIAAAVLATLLDLIILKTRLLLTRRFWMFFLVMLPLFFVVNGVLTSLPVVRYAPEAIIGVRLWTIPIEDIAYMFSLLTPTIALYEWLQRRRKTAV
- a CDS encoding phytoene/squalene synthase family protein, translated to MKQQVTSPNADAELSRGPALAYARLLTRTYSKSFFLATQFMSPSRRSDVYAVYAFCRHTDNIVDAPRERDAKRIQRELDHWRDELITAWKTGESQHPVLGLFVEVLHRYDIPLQLPLELIDGVEMDLTYDRYERFPQLRQFCYHVASVVGLMMTYVFGYRDSSAFPYAEALGIAMQLTNILRDVDEDWTMRRKIYLPLDELREYGLGEEDIAERRNSEKMRRFIQAQVERAHSYFEYAEQGIPLLDRQGRAAVRAAATLYREILGEIERAEYDVFAQRPVVSTRRKLAVLLRMSLTARFGRAAKAGAERKPDEDTLTGSSHPPVSTLD